From one Sorangium aterium genomic stretch:
- the ku gene encoding non-homologous end joining protein Ku yields the protein MPRSIWKGSISFGLVQIPVALYPAEEPDELHFTQLDRRTMGPIRYERVNRETGEPVSWDDIVRGYPYEKDEYVVLSDEDLRRANVEATQTVDILDFVDASEIDPMYYDKPYFLAPASQNGKKRSPVTAYVLLREALRKTGKVGIAKVVIRTREHIAAVRPHGRGLVLNLLRFAHELRSDEELDLPEMDAKGKGLGKRELEMAERLVAEMATAWEPEKYKDEYRDDVMKLIEKKVKSGRTTAPAEPVEEERERRATGTVDLIALLKKSLGQKGGKAANDEAKNGTKNDRPAPEEGGKSRARKAETPKRKGGSSRRAA from the coding sequence ATGCCTCGCAGCATCTGGAAAGGGAGTATCAGCTTCGGGCTCGTGCAGATCCCGGTGGCCCTCTACCCCGCCGAGGAGCCCGACGAGCTCCACTTCACCCAGCTCGACAGGCGCACCATGGGGCCGATCCGCTATGAGCGCGTGAACCGGGAGACGGGCGAGCCGGTGAGCTGGGACGATATCGTCCGCGGCTATCCCTACGAGAAAGACGAGTATGTCGTCCTGTCCGACGAGGACTTGCGCCGCGCGAACGTGGAGGCGACGCAGACCGTGGACATCCTCGACTTCGTCGACGCCTCGGAGATCGACCCGATGTACTACGATAAACCGTATTTCCTCGCTCCCGCGTCCCAGAACGGCAAGAAGCGATCGCCGGTGACGGCGTATGTCCTCCTGCGCGAGGCGCTGCGGAAGACGGGCAAGGTCGGTATCGCGAAGGTCGTGATCCGGACGCGCGAGCACATCGCCGCGGTGAGGCCGCACGGCAGAGGGCTCGTGCTGAACCTGCTCCGGTTCGCGCACGAGCTCCGCTCCGACGAGGAGCTCGACCTGCCCGAGATGGACGCCAAGGGAAAGGGGCTCGGCAAGCGGGAGCTGGAGATGGCGGAGCGGCTGGTGGCCGAGATGGCCACCGCGTGGGAGCCGGAGAAATACAAGGACGAGTACCGTGACGACGTGATGAAGCTCATCGAGAAGAAGGTGAAATCCGGCCGCACGACCGCGCCAGCGGAGCCCGTGGAGGAAGAGCGCGAGCGCCGCGCCACCGGCACGGTGGATCTCATCGCGCTGCTCAAGAAGAGCCTCGGACAGAAGGGCGGGAAGGCCGCGAACGACGAGGCGAAAAACGGCACGAAAAACGACAGACCAGCGCCGGAAGAGGGCGGCAAATCCAGGGCGCGGAAGGCGGAGACCCCGAAGCGGAAGGGCGGCAGCTCGCGTCGGGCCGCGTAG
- a CDS encoding cysteine hydrolase family protein produces MPRRSHDLHGAAPDESRTALLLIDVINDLDFPGGDRLLAHALPMAHRVRALKQRCRDAGIPAVYVNDNFGRWQSNFHRQIEHCLEEGVRGREIAALLRPGEDDYFVLKPKHSGFYGTTLEILLESLGAQTLLLTGMAGNICVLFTANDAYMRDYRLFVPSDCTASETEEDNGHALRQMQRFLKADITPSDELDLERLPA; encoded by the coding sequence ATGCCTCGGCGTTCCCACGACCTTCACGGCGCCGCGCCGGACGAGAGCCGGACAGCGCTGCTCCTCATCGACGTGATCAACGATCTGGACTTCCCGGGAGGAGACCGGCTGCTCGCCCACGCGCTCCCGATGGCGCACCGCGTCCGGGCGCTGAAGCAGCGGTGTCGCGACGCCGGCATTCCGGCGGTCTACGTGAACGACAACTTCGGCCGCTGGCAATCCAACTTCCACCGTCAGATCGAGCACTGCCTGGAAGAGGGCGTCCGCGGCCGCGAGATCGCGGCGCTATTGCGGCCTGGAGAGGACGATTATTTCGTGCTCAAGCCCAAGCACTCCGGCTTCTACGGCACCACGCTGGAGATCTTGCTCGAGTCGCTCGGCGCGCAGACGCTCCTCCTCACCGGCATGGCGGGGAACATCTGCGTCCTGTTCACCGCGAACGACGCCTACATGCGCGATTACCGGCTGTTCGTCCCGTCGGACTGCACGGCCTCCGAGACGGAGGAGGACAACGGCCATGCGCTCCGGCAGATGCAGCGCTTCCTCAAGGCCGACATCACGCCGTCGGACGAGCTCGACCTCGAGCGGCTGCCCGCCTGA
- a CDS encoding DUF3341 domain-containing protein, translating into MATKKAVLGLVSTLAQADIIVGDLQRAGFMTGDISALFPDKHGTRDFAHEKHTKAPEGATAGASAGGAVGGTIGLLAGIGALAIPGLGPFIAAGPIMAALSGAAAGAALGGVTGALIGLGIPEVEAKQYEGKIKGGNILISVHVNDSNERALAKQILERSGATDIAVLTEEGISSKQKAVA; encoded by the coding sequence ATGGCAACGAAGAAAGCGGTCCTTGGCCTCGTGAGCACGCTCGCTCAGGCAGACATCATCGTCGGCGATCTGCAGCGCGCCGGCTTCATGACAGGCGACATCTCGGCGCTGTTTCCCGACAAGCACGGGACGCGGGACTTCGCGCACGAGAAGCACACGAAGGCGCCCGAGGGCGCGACGGCGGGCGCCAGCGCGGGCGGCGCGGTCGGCGGGACCATCGGGCTGCTCGCGGGCATTGGCGCCCTCGCCATCCCGGGGCTCGGGCCCTTCATCGCCGCCGGCCCCATCATGGCCGCGCTGAGCGGCGCCGCGGCCGGCGCCGCGCTCGGCGGCGTGACCGGCGCCCTGATCGGGCTCGGCATCCCCGAGGTCGAGGCCAAGCAGTACGAGGGGAAGATCAAGGGCGGCAACATCCTCATCTCCGTCCACGTCAACGACAGCAACGAGCGCGCGCTCGCCAAGCAGATCCTGGAGCGCAGCGGCGCGACCGACATCGCGGTCCTCACCGAAGAGGGGATCTCGTCGAAGCAGAAGGCCGTCGCCTGA
- a CDS encoding BON domain-containing protein, translating into MNTAKYLLLMPLSLAAAAGCDRAEGTTRSDGNPAVPGEIAQRANSPTPTAADNTGKNDRDRDPAALTPGDQGENEADRTITQKIRQAVVANDTLSMSAKNVKIITTGQVVTLRGPVKSDKEKADIGAIALGIPGVQKVDNQLEVDVD; encoded by the coding sequence ATGAACACAGCAAAATACCTCCTGCTGATGCCTCTCTCGCTCGCCGCTGCGGCCGGCTGCGATCGAGCGGAAGGCACGACTCGCTCGGACGGCAATCCCGCGGTGCCGGGCGAGATCGCCCAGCGGGCGAACAGCCCCACGCCGACGGCCGCCGACAACACGGGCAAGAACGATCGCGATCGCGATCCCGCCGCGCTGACCCCCGGGGACCAGGGCGAGAACGAGGCCGATCGCACGATCACCCAGAAGATCCGCCAGGCGGTGGTCGCGAACGACACGCTCTCGATGAGCGCGAAGAACGTCAAGATCATCACGACGGGGCAGGTGGTGACGCTGCGCGGCCCGGTGAAGAGCGACAAGGAGAAGGCCGATATCGGCGCGATCGCCCTCGGGATCCCGGGTGTGCAGAAGGTCGATAACCAGCTCGAAGTCGACGTTGACTGA
- a CDS encoding sigma 54-interacting transcriptional regulator, which produces MSQAEGTLLARRYRLIRPLGRGGLATAWLARDEALGRDLCLKLLGHARTAERAAFRGEFRMLAGLFHPHLVRVLDFGMLRETGEPRFYFTSEAVLGAPLDEYVTGRRFEEARAAIVDVLDALRFLHRARIRHGDVKPANILVGASGRAVLIDLSCAARLGGRPDDGVSGTRGYLAPEVIRGEPADGRADLFSLGRTLEAIAPLLAEPLPEAIGALAKRLVRSEPRDRPADAGEVLDWVGAAPRALAPPPPEPPHLVGREGELRAVAEALAALERGERGPRVCVISGEPGCGKSRLLREATWSAELRMEAVEGFARASAPVASMLRRATGEEALPAGALGALRAHERLTRARGGGGGDAGAGPLVLVLDDADEVSGADREMLEALARLLGPEDPVLLLAAERVPHGGGRAPLAAVAAEAGRSAREVALPPLGREAVQRWMDDIGLGDATEVVLRASAGWPADLVVIAGRLAESGDVAGLDATTPGASARYALRLRGLGRPLRDAVATLAVQGGAVADEELPPLGLPVAHLAELAARGVAARTAGGWTLTRAGPIAALLCALGGEVVRAAHARAAAALPAHAEQRALHLALSGDAAAAERLFLERRAEREADPTPWAATAEALLEAATSAEARLEIASTLQRAGRAARAREVLEHLLASDEAGGLGARRAQALVRLGACLLELGDPTAALARLDEAERVEQAGGEGSASSSTPRERAALADLASRALLRLGSHAEARARAEPALAWCDEPEVLASLHEDVGVAASYLGERRLAGLHLGLAAGLHRDRRAPRALVRALSYQAIDAFRAGEVEASLVGYRQALATAEEHGLGDLVARCSLNVGTACHQSGELGEALAAYERGARLASALGQADLVLVLDFDLAKLWADVGAFERAARVASRVEAEAARRGAPFFAAAAASVLGDCALAAGDAEEAARCFERSRRGFEAQGAQREVVEEELELCRAHLARGAAGDAWAALGRAREHGAAREAPDLGARAALLEGRLALLDGEGDGNLGQDLTAARERLERALGLAERAAQPDLAADVRLALAEAHELAGEPEAAAAQRERAAAAWTAMARSLPEALQHAFWTHPRRRAAQPSRAPAAAEPAAQPAAERTAKLERLLAVFRRLNSSVEIADILAMAMDAAIDLTAAERGFLLIEQPGGELRVAVARNVDREKVGRSHLKFSYGIAERAIATQEPVVTVDAQEDPRFHEHASVHAMRLRSVIAVPIRSPDGVLGALYLDNRFRRARFAPEDVDLLLAFADQVALALRNARLVDDLRRRTVELEAERRRVEELLRGQAAEIDRLQEQVLVRQQALEHRYDYGAIVGRGPALRAVFATLDRVVEAPVNVLVTGESGTGKELVARAIHFAGPRKSGPFMGINCAALPAALLESELFGHVRGAFTGADRDRTGLVVAARGGTLFLDELGEMPLEVQAKLLRVLQEREVRPVGSAEAVRVDFRLVCATNRDLLAEAARGRFREDLYYRVAVVQIRLPALRDRLEDLPELALHFVRRAAEQLGRPAPHLSHEALRRLGQHGWPGNVRELENVITKAVVLCDGRRIGPDDVDLPRAQEGGGRGALRPPRDERAALLAALERTGWNALQAAREAGMSRATFYRKLRRLGIERPIEPPNARTTERPKGARDD; this is translated from the coding sequence GTGAGCCAAGCCGAAGGGACCCTGCTCGCCCGCCGCTACCGCCTGATCCGTCCCCTGGGGCGGGGGGGCCTGGCCACGGCGTGGCTCGCGCGCGACGAGGCGCTCGGGCGGGACCTGTGCCTCAAGCTGCTCGGCCACGCGCGCACGGCGGAGCGGGCGGCGTTCCGCGGCGAGTTCAGGATGCTGGCGGGGCTCTTCCATCCGCACCTCGTCCGGGTGCTCGACTTCGGCATGCTCCGGGAGACCGGCGAGCCGCGCTTCTACTTCACGTCGGAGGCGGTGCTGGGCGCGCCGCTCGACGAGTACGTGACAGGCCGCCGCTTCGAGGAGGCGCGGGCCGCGATCGTGGACGTGCTCGACGCGCTCCGGTTCCTCCACCGCGCGCGCATCCGCCACGGCGACGTGAAGCCGGCCAACATCCTCGTCGGGGCCTCGGGGCGCGCGGTCCTGATCGACCTGTCGTGCGCGGCGCGGCTCGGGGGGAGGCCCGACGACGGCGTCTCCGGCACCCGGGGCTACCTCGCGCCCGAGGTGATCCGCGGCGAGCCGGCCGACGGGCGCGCGGACCTGTTCTCGCTCGGCCGCACGCTCGAGGCGATCGCGCCGCTGCTCGCGGAGCCGCTGCCGGAGGCGATCGGCGCGCTCGCAAAGCGCCTCGTGCGGTCCGAGCCGCGCGACCGCCCGGCCGACGCGGGCGAGGTGCTCGACTGGGTGGGCGCCGCGCCGCGCGCCCTGGCCCCGCCGCCGCCGGAGCCGCCCCACCTCGTCGGGCGCGAGGGTGAGCTGCGCGCGGTCGCCGAGGCGCTCGCCGCGCTCGAGCGAGGCGAGCGCGGCCCGCGCGTCTGCGTGATCTCCGGGGAGCCAGGCTGCGGGAAGAGCCGCCTCCTGCGCGAGGCGACGTGGAGCGCCGAGCTCCGGATGGAGGCCGTGGAGGGCTTCGCCAGGGCCAGCGCGCCGGTGGCCTCGATGCTGCGCCGCGCGACCGGCGAGGAGGCGCTCCCCGCCGGCGCGCTGGGCGCCCTGCGCGCGCACGAGCGCCTGACGCGCGCGCGGGGAGGAGGAGGCGGCGACGCGGGGGCCGGGCCGCTGGTGCTCGTGCTCGACGACGCCGACGAGGTGAGCGGGGCGGACCGGGAGATGCTCGAGGCGCTCGCCCGCCTGCTCGGCCCCGAGGATCCGGTCCTGCTCCTCGCCGCCGAGCGCGTCCCGCACGGCGGCGGCCGCGCGCCGCTCGCCGCGGTGGCCGCCGAGGCGGGACGGAGCGCGCGCGAGGTCGCGCTGCCGCCGCTCGGGCGCGAGGCGGTGCAGCGCTGGATGGACGACATCGGCCTGGGCGACGCGACGGAGGTCGTGCTGCGCGCGAGCGCGGGGTGGCCCGCCGATCTCGTGGTGATCGCGGGGCGGCTCGCCGAGAGCGGGGACGTGGCCGGGCTCGACGCGACGACGCCCGGGGCGAGCGCGCGCTACGCGCTGCGGCTGCGGGGCCTCGGGCGGCCGCTGCGGGACGCGGTGGCGACGCTGGCCGTGCAGGGCGGCGCGGTCGCCGACGAGGAGCTGCCGCCGCTCGGGCTCCCGGTCGCGCACCTGGCCGAGCTCGCCGCCCGCGGCGTCGCCGCCCGCACCGCAGGGGGGTGGACGCTGACGCGCGCCGGGCCGATCGCCGCCCTCCTCTGCGCGCTCGGCGGCGAGGTGGTCCGCGCGGCGCACGCGCGGGCGGCCGCCGCCCTGCCGGCGCACGCCGAGCAGCGGGCGCTGCACCTCGCGCTGTCGGGCGACGCGGCGGCCGCCGAGCGCCTGTTCCTCGAGCGGCGCGCGGAGCGCGAGGCGGATCCAACGCCGTGGGCCGCGACCGCGGAGGCGCTGCTCGAGGCGGCGACGTCGGCGGAGGCGCGGCTCGAGATCGCGTCCACCCTCCAGCGCGCCGGCCGCGCGGCGCGGGCGCGCGAGGTGCTGGAGCACCTGCTCGCGAGCGACGAGGCCGGAGGGCTCGGCGCGCGGCGCGCGCAGGCGCTCGTCCGGCTCGGCGCGTGCCTGCTGGAGCTGGGCGACCCCACGGCGGCGCTCGCGCGGCTCGACGAGGCCGAGCGGGTCGAGCAGGCCGGCGGGGAGGGCTCGGCGTCATCGTCCACGCCGCGCGAGCGCGCGGCCCTCGCCGATCTCGCGAGCCGGGCGCTCTTGCGGCTCGGATCCCACGCGGAGGCGCGGGCCCGCGCCGAGCCGGCGCTCGCGTGGTGCGACGAGCCGGAGGTGCTGGCGAGCCTCCACGAGGACGTCGGCGTCGCGGCGAGCTACCTCGGCGAGCGCCGGCTCGCGGGACTGCACCTCGGGCTCGCCGCCGGGCTGCACCGCGATCGGCGCGCGCCGAGGGCGCTGGTGCGGGCGCTGTCGTACCAGGCGATCGACGCCTTCCGGGCCGGGGAGGTCGAGGCGTCGCTCGTGGGGTACCGGCAGGCGCTGGCGACCGCGGAGGAGCACGGGCTCGGCGACCTGGTGGCGCGCTGCAGCCTCAACGTGGGCACGGCGTGCCACCAGTCGGGCGAGCTCGGGGAAGCGCTCGCCGCTTACGAGCGCGGGGCGCGGCTGGCCTCCGCCCTGGGCCAGGCGGACCTGGTCCTCGTCCTCGATTTCGATCTGGCGAAGCTCTGGGCGGACGTGGGGGCGTTCGAGCGGGCCGCCCGCGTCGCCTCGCGGGTGGAGGCGGAGGCCGCGCGGCGGGGCGCGCCGTTCTTCGCGGCGGCGGCGGCCTCGGTCCTCGGGGACTGCGCGCTCGCGGCCGGCGACGCCGAGGAGGCGGCGCGCTGCTTCGAGCGGTCGCGGCGCGGCTTCGAGGCGCAGGGGGCGCAGCGGGAGGTGGTGGAGGAGGAGCTGGAGCTCTGCCGGGCCCACCTCGCGCGGGGCGCGGCGGGCGACGCGTGGGCCGCGCTGGGCCGTGCGCGCGAGCACGGAGCCGCCCGGGAGGCGCCCGACCTCGGGGCGCGCGCGGCGCTGCTGGAGGGGCGGCTCGCGCTGCTCGACGGCGAGGGCGACGGCAACCTCGGTCAGGACCTCACCGCTGCCCGGGAGCGCCTCGAGCGCGCCCTCGGCCTCGCCGAGCGCGCGGCGCAGCCCGACCTCGCCGCGGACGTCCGCCTGGCCCTGGCCGAGGCCCACGAGCTCGCAGGCGAGCCCGAGGCCGCCGCGGCGCAGCGGGAGCGCGCGGCAGCCGCCTGGACCGCCATGGCGCGCTCGCTGCCGGAGGCGCTGCAGCACGCCTTCTGGACACACCCCCGGCGCCGCGCGGCCCAGCCGTCGCGCGCGCCCGCGGCGGCCGAGCCCGCGGCGCAGCCGGCGGCGGAGCGCACGGCCAAGCTCGAGCGGCTCCTCGCGGTGTTCCGCAGGCTCAACTCCTCCGTCGAGATCGCCGACATCCTCGCGATGGCGATGGACGCCGCGATCGACCTCACGGCCGCGGAGCGCGGGTTCCTGCTGATCGAGCAGCCGGGCGGCGAGCTGCGCGTGGCGGTCGCGCGCAACGTCGACCGGGAGAAGGTCGGCAGGAGCCACCTCAAGTTCAGCTACGGCATCGCCGAGCGCGCGATCGCGACGCAGGAGCCCGTGGTCACCGTGGACGCCCAGGAGGACCCGCGCTTCCACGAGCACGCGTCGGTGCACGCGATGCGGCTCAGGTCCGTGATCGCCGTGCCGATCCGCTCGCCGGACGGCGTGCTCGGCGCGCTCTACCTCGACAACCGCTTCCGGCGCGCGCGCTTCGCGCCGGAGGACGTCGACCTGCTCCTCGCCTTCGCCGACCAGGTCGCGCTCGCGCTGCGCAACGCGCGGCTCGTCGACGATCTGCGCCGCCGCACCGTGGAGCTCGAGGCCGAGCGGCGCCGCGTCGAGGAGCTCCTGCGCGGCCAGGCCGCGGAGATCGACCGTCTGCAGGAGCAGGTGCTCGTCCGCCAGCAGGCGCTGGAGCACCGCTACGATTACGGCGCCATCGTGGGGCGCGGCCCCGCGCTCCGCGCTGTGTTCGCGACGCTCGACCGCGTGGTCGAGGCGCCGGTCAACGTGCTCGTGACGGGCGAGAGCGGCACCGGCAAGGAGCTCGTCGCGCGCGCCATCCACTTCGCCGGCCCGCGGAAGAGCGGCCCGTTCATGGGGATCAACTGCGCCGCGCTCCCCGCCGCGCTGCTCGAGTCGGAGCTCTTCGGGCACGTCCGCGGCGCGTTCACGGGGGCCGACCGGGACCGGACCGGCCTCGTGGTCGCGGCGCGCGGCGGCACGCTCTTCCTCGACGAGCTGGGCGAGATGCCGCTCGAGGTGCAGGCGAAGCTGCTCCGGGTGCTCCAGGAGCGCGAGGTGCGCCCGGTGGGCAGCGCCGAGGCCGTGCGCGTGGACTTCCGCCTCGTCTGCGCGACGAACCGCGATCTCCTGGCCGAGGCCGCGCGCGGGCGCTTCCGCGAGGACCTCTACTACCGCGTCGCCGTGGTGCAGATCCGGCTCCCGGCGCTGCGCGATCGCCTGGAGGACCTGCCGGAGCTCGCGCTCCACTTCGTGCGCCGCGCCGCCGAGCAGCTGGGCCGCCCGGCGCCGCACCTGTCCCACGAGGCGCTTCGGCGGCTCGGCCAGCACGGCTGGCCCGGCAACGTGCGCGAGCTGGAGAACGTGATCACGAAGGCGGTCGTGCTCTGCGACGGCCGCAGGATCGGCCCCGACGACGTGGACCTGCCCCGCGCGCAGGAAGGCGGCGGCCGCGGCGCGCTGCGACCGCCGCGCGACGAGCGCGCCGCGCTGCTCGCCGCGCTCGAGCGGACCGGCTGGAACGCGCTGCAGGCCGCGCGCGAGGCGGGCATGTCGAGAGCGACATTCTACCGGAAGCTGCGGAGGCTGGGAATCGAACGGCCGATCGAACCGCCAAACGCACGCACGACCGAACGGCCGAAAGGCGCCCGCGACGACTGA
- a CDS encoding Kazal-type serine protease inhibitor family protein produces MNVQNRIKSSRIGSFLWLALSMLPLAAGCHVEIADDSTASDSAEVKGGGGGQGKACGGLLGLSCKKGLFCDYELDAMCGAADQTGTCQSIPKACTKEYRPVCGCDGNTYGNECMANAAGTSVSSVGECAPPPGDTCGGLLGLSCKDGYFCDFAPDAQCGAGDMTGTCLPTPGACTREYNPVCGCDGNTYGNACTANAAGVSVASSGECAPPPEEGKACGTRGGWTCEKGEFCNFAPEVECGAWDGPGTCTPIPEACTLEYNPVCGCDGQTYSNACAAASASVSVASKGECAPAGKICGGIAGFACDKGEFCNYSIEAMCGAADQTGTCQTIPEACTEQYDPVCGCDDTTYGNECFAHAAGVSVVSRGECAERR; encoded by the coding sequence ATGAACGTCCAGAATCGTATCAAGAGCAGCCGTATCGGATCCTTCCTCTGGCTCGCGCTTTCGATGCTCCCGCTCGCCGCGGGCTGTCACGTGGAGATCGCCGACGACAGCACCGCCTCCGACTCGGCGGAGGTGAAGGGCGGCGGCGGCGGGCAGGGCAAGGCCTGCGGCGGCCTCCTCGGCCTCTCCTGCAAGAAGGGCCTTTTCTGCGACTACGAGCTCGACGCCATGTGCGGCGCGGCCGATCAGACGGGCACCTGCCAGTCCATCCCCAAGGCGTGCACGAAGGAGTACAGGCCGGTCTGCGGCTGTGACGGCAACACGTACGGCAACGAGTGCATGGCGAACGCGGCGGGCACGTCGGTGTCGTCGGTCGGCGAGTGCGCGCCTCCTCCGGGGGATACCTGCGGCGGCCTCCTCGGCCTCTCCTGCAAGGACGGGTACTTCTGTGACTTCGCGCCCGACGCCCAGTGCGGCGCGGGCGACATGACGGGCACCTGCCTGCCCACGCCGGGCGCGTGCACCAGGGAGTACAACCCGGTCTGCGGCTGTGACGGGAACACGTACGGCAACGCGTGCACCGCGAACGCGGCGGGCGTCTCGGTCGCGTCGAGCGGCGAGTGCGCGCCGCCTCCGGAAGAGGGCAAGGCGTGCGGCACCCGCGGCGGCTGGACGTGCGAGAAGGGCGAGTTCTGCAACTTCGCGCCCGAGGTCGAGTGCGGCGCGTGGGACGGGCCGGGGACCTGCACGCCCATCCCGGAGGCGTGCACGCTCGAGTACAACCCGGTCTGCGGCTGCGACGGCCAGACGTACAGCAACGCCTGCGCCGCCGCCTCGGCGAGCGTGTCGGTCGCCTCGAAGGGCGAGTGCGCGCCTGCGGGGAAGATCTGCGGCGGCATCGCGGGCTTCGCGTGCGACAAGGGCGAGTTCTGCAACTACAGCATCGAGGCCATGTGCGGCGCGGCTGATCAGACGGGCACCTGCCAGACCATCCCGGAGGCGTGCACCGAGCAGTACGACCCGGTCTGCGGCTGCGACGACACCACGTACGGCAACGAGTGCTTCGCGCACGCGGCGGGCGTGTCGGTCGTGTCGCGCGGCGAGTGCGCCGAGCGCCGGTAA
- a CDS encoding SWIM zinc finger family protein, with product MSFDLRYLGKSGMKELGGGAALSFAPNLARPRVFFDGELARPVRFREAISALHDVVVGDLRRLPKDRSAHEAWKQQEAEREARLRREIHGEAMKAELARLGNAPLPRNLEADFRKMHKLYWGARVRWANELAKSDPQLFRHLVPCDPVVTVAPDVVFFECFSKDESSYGCLSVDRDAFRGAQDAGLGTTNVDYSLALYEHFQTLRSYRPTRLLVDPTGFEVAVEGRGDYREEKIDLPPSWLRGFGQLQAAMCLPCRRVEVPVEAVYSLLAHLDRHRERTGPRSLRFQLTPGKAPILVLDPWGVSIPCRGVTCDDVPVAVGPAAGGGGLGPYRSGAPRGAPAAEATEEIKVWGRRRIEVLARLLPLADRIEVRLLGSGLPSLWIVFMGEMRFTLALSGWTANDWTSGSHLDVMADAFTPDAQLADRVARHLEMVRRASYGELAVSMGAPDGALRSALHLAAKQGQVVYDHAAECYRCRPVMPVALSDALLGPEPPELAEGRRIARGGVEIAREETLSGGRRVVMARAKATSCELLLDTDGAIKKAKCSCSYFYKNRLRAGPCRHLLAVKLHLSGRGDAAPSQQPPEPPGQAAAAPRGTRAATAAPRGEAVPFPAELLVEIERAAAAQRVGLAEVVEASWDLAFERIQGCRSWVEALALGGPEAERALRARELRAPVIRTLPVHADVLVEIRRVADQFKASPAAVVGLAWLVARRSTK from the coding sequence GTGAGCTTCGATCTCCGCTACCTCGGCAAGAGCGGCATGAAGGAGCTCGGCGGCGGTGCCGCCCTCAGCTTCGCGCCCAACCTCGCGCGCCCCAGGGTCTTCTTCGACGGCGAGCTCGCGCGGCCGGTGCGCTTCCGCGAGGCGATCAGCGCGCTCCACGACGTCGTCGTGGGCGACCTGCGGCGCCTGCCGAAGGATCGCTCCGCCCACGAGGCGTGGAAGCAGCAGGAGGCCGAGCGCGAGGCCCGGCTCCGCCGGGAGATCCACGGCGAGGCCATGAAGGCCGAGCTCGCGCGCCTCGGGAACGCGCCGCTGCCGCGGAACCTCGAGGCCGACTTCCGGAAGATGCACAAGCTCTACTGGGGCGCGCGCGTCCGCTGGGCGAACGAGCTTGCGAAGAGTGATCCGCAGCTCTTCCGCCACCTCGTCCCCTGCGATCCGGTCGTGACGGTCGCGCCCGATGTCGTCTTCTTCGAGTGCTTCTCCAAGGACGAGTCGAGCTACGGCTGCCTCTCGGTCGATCGCGACGCCTTCCGTGGCGCGCAGGACGCCGGCCTCGGCACGACGAACGTCGACTACTCGCTCGCGCTCTACGAGCACTTCCAGACGCTCCGCAGCTACCGGCCGACGCGGCTCCTCGTCGATCCGACAGGCTTCGAGGTCGCCGTGGAGGGCCGCGGCGACTACCGCGAGGAGAAGATCGATCTCCCGCCCTCGTGGCTGCGCGGCTTCGGCCAGCTCCAGGCGGCGATGTGCCTGCCGTGCCGGAGGGTCGAGGTCCCCGTGGAGGCGGTCTACTCGCTGCTCGCGCACCTCGACCGGCACCGCGAGCGCACGGGCCCGCGCAGCCTGCGCTTCCAGCTCACGCCGGGCAAGGCGCCGATCCTCGTGCTCGACCCGTGGGGCGTCTCCATCCCGTGCCGCGGCGTCACCTGCGACGATGTCCCCGTGGCCGTGGGGCCCGCGGCGGGCGGGGGAGGGCTCGGCCCGTACCGCTCCGGGGCGCCGAGGGGCGCGCCGGCGGCGGAGGCGACCGAGGAGATCAAGGTGTGGGGGAGGCGCCGCATCGAAGTGCTCGCGCGGCTCTTGCCGCTCGCCGATCGGATCGAGGTGCGGCTGCTCGGCTCCGGGCTGCCGAGCCTGTGGATCGTCTTCATGGGCGAGATGCGCTTCACGCTCGCGCTCTCGGGCTGGACGGCGAACGACTGGACCTCGGGCTCTCACCTCGACGTCATGGCGGACGCCTTCACCCCGGACGCGCAGCTGGCGGACCGGGTCGCGCGCCACCTCGAGATGGTCCGTCGCGCGTCCTACGGCGAGCTCGCCGTGTCGATGGGCGCGCCGGACGGCGCGCTTCGCAGCGCGCTGCACCTCGCCGCGAAGCAGGGGCAGGTGGTTTACGACCACGCCGCGGAGTGTTATCGCTGCCGCCCGGTGATGCCGGTCGCCCTCTCCGACGCGCTGCTCGGCCCCGAGCCCCCGGAGCTCGCGGAGGGCCGGCGCATCGCCCGGGGCGGCGTGGAGATCGCGCGGGAAGAGACGCTCTCCGGCGGCCGCCGCGTCGTCATGGCCAGGGCCAAGGCGACGAGCTGCGAGCTGCTCCTCGACACCGACGGCGCGATCAAGAAGGCGAAGTGCAGCTGCTCGTACTTCTACAAGAACCGGCTGCGCGCGGGCCCGTGCCGGCACCTGCTCGCGGTCAAGCTCCACCTGTCCGGCCGCGGCGACGCGGCGCCCTCGCAGCAGCCTCCGGAGCCGCCGGGGCAGGCGGCGGCCGCCCCGCGCGGCACGAGGGCGGCGACGGCCGCCCCGCGAGGCGAGGCCGTTCCGTTCCCCGCGGAGCTCCTCGTCGAGATCGAGCGCGCCGCGGCCGCCCAGCGGGTGGGGCTCGCGGAGGTCGTCGAGGCGTCGTGGGATCTCGCGTTCGAGCGCATCCAGGGCTGCCGCTCCTGGGTCGAGGCCCTGGCGCTGGGCGGTCCGGAGGCGGAGCGGGCGCTCCGCGCGCGCGAGCTCCGCGCGCCGGTCATCAGGACGCTCCCGGTCCACGCGGACGTGCTCGTCGAGATCCGGCGCGTCGCTGACCAGTTCAAGGCGAGCCCCGCCGCGGTGGTGGGCCTCGCGTGGCTCGTCGCCAGGCGATCGACGAAGTGA